ATATCTGAAAGGGAATCAACCATACACAGGAGAGGCTCAGAACCTTCCAGAGCCTCCTCCAATCTGCTACCCTCGCAGCAAAACCACCTCCTCTGGTATGCCGGCTAACCTGAACTGCAGGCGTGGATCAGCTGGTATCTTAGAAATTCGCTCCGTAGGAGACAGTACTGGGGCTACAGGCCGTCGCTCAGATGTCTCAAGCCACCGTTCACTTTCTCACCGGCGTGCTCGCTCCTCAACTATAGCTATTAGTCCTCTGGACTTTCACTTTGCCAACCACAATGCGGCCATCACCTCAGCCTCCCTGCCCCACCCAAGGAAGGGCAGCCTTCCACTTTCGCAGAGTGAGCTGTGTCACCAGGCCCTGGCTAAATGGTACCACAGCCAGACAACAGAGCGCCCAGCCATGTCCCAACACCACCGTAGCATCTCTCAGGACACACTGCTTTGCCACTATGGAGCAGCCACTGGAGTCAACCAGTCCCCTTACATAGACTCATGTTGGACGGATAGATGGGGTATGACTGGGGTTCAGCAATCAAACCTCTCCCACTCAGATAATCTACTGGCCGCTTATAAAGAATACGAGAAGAGCCATGGGCGCTCACTAGAGAAATTGGACAAGGCAGCTGCTGTTTCCACCCGCTATGAGAGGTCCACCCCACAGGGTGGCCAGCCAATTAGAAAAGAAGAGCAGCCCTGCCCAGCCAATCAGCGTGCAGTAATTTGTGCAAATTTGCCACAACCAGTCCGAGGGTCCAGCCATGCCCAGGAGCAGACAGGCTCTCAGTTTCATCAGTCAGCCCAAACCAGATGTTTGCCCACACAAACAGTAGATGACCAGATGGTGGGCTATCGCAGCTATAGTCCCTCTTTCTGTCGCAAAGCAGGACACCTCATGCAGCAGGCTCATTCCTTTAAAGATTCCTCCTACACGGGTCCTCACCTCAGCTGGACCTCCACGCCTAAAACCAGCCCCCCAGATAGCGCACCTTCTTCGGGCAGAGATTCATCACCTCAGTCCATGTCTTCCACTGCTGAGACGCAGAACTCTGCAAAGGAAAGTTTACATAGTGGACCAACAATGGAGGAGCCTGTTCAAGTGCAGATGCAAGAGGTAGTCCTCAGACAAAAACCTGGCAAATGTACTCCCTACACAATGCGTCACCCAAACTACGCCATGCCTGTGGATCTACTCGAACCTTCTGTTGCTTCAGCCCCTGTGCGGTCCAATGGGAACCTGCAATCCCTGCCTGTGGAGCAGGACTCCCTGGCTTCCATTCCCTTTATAGGTCAGTATGGGAGCCCCTCCCAAATGGTTTCTTGTTTGTCACTTCTCCCCAATAGTTGCTTGTTTTTTACTTCTCCCTAGTGGCTGTTTGTGCTGGAAAAAGTCAATGTGCAGTTTCACCTTGTAAAAATATTATGAAAGTATCTACCTACCTTTGTTGTTCTGCTCACTAATTAAATAGATGCAGTAAAGTAATCAGTTATCAGGTACTTATCAAATATTTAGGCTTAACGTACTAAACAGGAtctggggagccaatcagacaTTGTGCAAGtggataaatgttttaaatataattatgtgtGTTTACCCATTACTGTGCTGCTGCCCTCACCACCCATCCCATTTATGGCTTTCCATGTCTATAAATCTGGACATACCACTGGTTCTAggatttataaatgtaattgaattaaaacaacaattatttttgatttttagatAGGAACATACAGAGCTCTGCAACCATAGTGACATCTTGGTATCTGCAAGATgatggatatactgtacataatttatGAATAATATAACACCTAGCTGTTATTTATCATTAAAGCATTGAGGTGAGCCTAGAAGATCGGTGTAGGTCAGCATTCTAAATGAGTTTAGAATTATCAGCCATtacacttttaaattattttgcagTGATGTAAGAGTCAATAACAGAAAGGGGGTACAGTTGAACCTATTAGAAAAAGGAGATTAATCACTTTTGCGCATTAgactatttaaatttaaattattctttaCATACTGCATGATGATTTTTTGAGCTCTGTATAATGTTTCTGTGTTGTGAGAATTAACCTTGTTGGAGTGGATGTGTCTTGTTCCTTAGCATACCTCACCCCTGTGTTCCTTAAATCCCTTCGTTCCCATAACTCTCACCCCTTCCTGACAGATGAGCCCACCAGCCCCAGTGTAGACCTACTTGCCCAGCACGTGCCTGCCTCCTCTGTGGTGTCCAGCAGCCTGTGCCAGCCACCTACCCTGTCCAGCAGCCCtgtccctcactccctcacctCCCCTCTCACCCATCTCCTTGACACAGACTCCAGTGAGTGCCTCCTCAACTAACACCCTGTCTGATTATCTCTGTCCaaacatttattgttatttcttATTAAGTCCACTGCATCAGTTAAACTGTTAGTATCTGACTTCCAGTCTGCTGTTTACAGTCTCTTTTTTAAGTGTAGCCTGATCTTCCACCAGTGCTTTCCACCTTTCATCTGTCCTGAACACCAGTAGTGTCCATGTCTCTATCACTGTTCCAACTCTTCCCCTGTTCTTTTTGACACCGCCGTATGTCTCAAGATGAACGTTTGTTCTTATTGTCAGTCTCAtgtgtctgtctttcttctCTGTCATGCTTTATGTCCACCAtctgctgtttatttttatttctgtttttaacatCATCATCTGTTGCCAACATTTCGCATTGCTTGCCATTGCAGGATACAAATTTAACAGGCATTCACTCAAACATTGGCAAATTTTGCTAATGTCTGGTAAGTCATATTCATCAAACCCAACTGATGCAGTTAGCATTATTCATTATCTGTCTAAATATATGCTGCTTGGTTTCTTATCTCTTGCTGGATGAATTTTGCTCATCAgtcttatttatatatgtagttataatatgcatgcatgtgtgcgtCCTTTACCTGACAGATCCacattctctttttctttcatttactgAACAGGTGCTGTCAAAAACAGCCGTCGCTCTTCCTACCTGCTTGCAATCACAACTGAGCGCTCCAAGTCCTGTGATGAGGGTCTGAACACATTTAGAGATGAAGGCcgtgtgtttatgtgagtgtTTATTGTGAATCTTTACGTTTATTATGAGTGactaagaatatatttattatataaagcaAAAAGCAGCTAGGTAATAACCTTTCATTTTCTGATTCCTTACCCCCATTTACAGGAGATTGCCAAAAAGGGTCAAAAGCTTTTTTACAGAGGGTGTAAGTTCTCGCATATCTTTTACAATATATAAGGTTTGCTTTACCTAGAATGTAAGTTTATCTTGTGGATAATTGTGGGTATCTGTTTGTGTAGTCCCTCGAAAGTCTGCGAGTGGCAGAAGAAGCCCGCTCCAAACGCCACTCTACCTCTGAGATCGGCAACATCACCCTAACAGATATCAGAAAAGAGGGCTGGCTGCACTACAAACAGATCCTTACAGAGAAGGGCAAGGTCTGACTCATGTTTACTCCTCCCTACTGAATGGATAAATCAGTCAAATAGTGCAAATAAAGAAAGACTGTGTGCTAATTGGCACAGACGAGAATTTACTATTTGTTTACAAGGCGAGTCACCACTGAAGCCCTTTTTTTCAGGGTAGTACACTTTAAAACTTTCAATTAACAAAAAGACAAGAATTCATAGGGTTCAATATGAGAAAATCCCATAGATACAAGGTGTGTTACTCATAGTCCTGTATTTAAGTAATTTGATTATTGAAgggcttaaataaaaaaaatagattttttaaattcatcCTACTGTATTAGTACAGTATTAGTATTTGTACTTTACCCTGATATAGTCAGATCAGCTTAAATGACCACTGAGACAGAGCTTTAGAGAACTTGTGAGAAAGCCAGAAGCCACAATTACAAAGCACACACTCAAAAAGATCATGTGGAAAAAACGTATATCAGCACGTTATCAGCATTTCTGTGATTCTGTCCTTCCCATACAGAAAGTTGGTGGTGGTATGCGACCATGGAAAAGGGTCTTCTCTGTGCTGCGCTCCCATTCACTTTTTCTGTACAAGGACAAGCGTGAGGCCGTGCTCCATGGAGCTGGGTCAGTGGGCCATGGGGGTGGCGAGGATGAGCAGCCCATCAGTATCCGCGGCTGCTTGATTGACATAGCTTACAGCGAGACAAAGAGGAAACACACACTGCGTCTCACCACACAGGACTTCTGTGAGTACTTGCTGCAGGCAGAGGACAGGGATGATATGTTGAGCTGGATCCGCATCATCCGCGAGAACAGCAAGACTGACAATGAGGTAAGACAGCTGTGCATCATCATTTACCTCTATGCTAATTTACACTTAGCAAGccctttattaggaacacctgtacacctaTTCTGttatgcagttatctaatcagtCAATCATGTGT
The DNA window shown above is from Clarias gariepinus isolate MV-2021 ecotype Netherlands chromosome 14, CGAR_prim_01v2, whole genome shotgun sequence and carries:
- the arhgap23b gene encoding rho GTPase-activating protein 23 isoform X6 — its product is MNGVAFCLVGIPPGSQSEAKGPRDAVLLSNENARPVSREGVAWKGPRTVVLQKNSQGFGFTLRHFIVYPPESALHTSVKDVENGNGKGNPRGRLEPMDTIFVKSVKETGPAHQAGLCTGDRLVKVNGESILGKTYSQVIALIQNSKSVLELSIMPKDEDVLQLVSAYCQDAYLKGNQPYTGEAQNLPEPPPICYPRSKTTSSGMPANLNCRRGSAGILEIRSVGDSTGATGRRSDVSSHRSLSHRRARSSTIAISPLDFHFANHNAAITSASLPHPRKGSLPLSQSELCHQALAKWYHSQTTERPAMSQHHRSISQDTLLCHYGAATGVNQSPYIDSCWTDRWGMTGVQQSNLSHSDNLLAAYKEYEKSHGRSLEKLDKAAAVSTRYERSTPQGGQPIRKEEQPCPANQRAVICANLPQPVRGSSHAQEQTGSQFHQSAQTRCLPTQTVDDQMVGYRSYSPSFCRKAGHLMQQAHSFKDSSYTGPHLSWTSTPKTSPPDSAPSSGRDSSPQSMSSTAETQNSAKESLHSGPTMEEPVQVQMQEVVLRQKPGKCTPYTMRHPNYAMPVDLLEPSVASAPVRSNGNLQSLPVEQDSLASIPFIDEPTSPSVDLLAQHVPASSVVSSSLCQPPTLSSSPVPHSLTSPLTHLLDTDSSAVKNSRRSSYLLAITTERSKSCDEGLNTFRDEGRVFMRLPKRVKSFFTEGSLESLRVAEEARSKRHSTSEIGNITLTDIRKEGWLHYKQILTEKGKKVGGGMRPWKRVFSVLRSHSLFLYKDKREAVLHGAGSVGHGGGEDEQPISIRGCLIDIAYSETKRKHTLRLTTQDFCEYLLQAEDRDDMLSWIRIIRENSKTDNEELGFSRQALINKKLNDYRKQSLTGTKPDTSPRVHRMMQPFLLSKTDSSSGLNRSLKTESKEESSPPKATWGINLMKKGKKAGPKAFGVRLEDCPPGAGNKFVPLIVETCCSLVEEMGLEYTGIYRVPGNNAMVSTLQDQLNKGMEINTAEERWQDLNVISSLLKSFFRKLPEPLFTDDKYNDFIYANRLEDAGDRMKTMRKLIRDLPDHCYHTLKFLISHLKRVADHSEKNKMEPRNLALVFGPTLVRTSEDNMTDMVTHMPDRYKIVETLISHHAWFFTDELMDKDEKTPEDQRDEQPVPNIDHLLSNIGRTGAPGDASAVPVEQTLRFH